The Elusimicrobiota bacterium region AAGTGGAAAAACAAGGCCGGCATCCATGCGACACCGAATCCGAAGGCGAAGCGCCAAGCCATCAGGGCTGATTCCGGTGTTTGAGAGGTTCCAATCCAGAAACAGCCAATTCCCCAATTGGCGGCTGACAAGGAAAATAGGGACCAGATTTTCCCCAACTTCCTATTTGAACTTTTGAAAAAAACGAATACCCCAAACCCGAAAGAAAAAACGGCCGCAAGTAATCCGGAAATGGCGAAAGGGGTGAGGGTCATTTCCAGTTTGTGTATGAATTGAAGGTTAACCAGCAAAATTCAGTTGCCATTGTCGTCATCCCCACGAAAGCGGGGATATAGTCTTTCAGCTTGTTGTTAACCATAGCTTCAGGTTGGGCTGGCGGATTGTGTCGTTGCCGGTCTGGCGAGGTTTGCCAACCCTCATATTATTGAATTTACTCCACTTGAAAGCGATATCCGATGCCTTTGAGGGTGGTGATCCAATGGGCGTATTTTCCCAGTTTTTTGCGAAGTTGATCGATGTGGACGTCGATGGTGCGCGAGGTGCCGGAGAAGTCCACTCCCCACACTTGTTCATAGATACGAGAGCGCGTGAGAACCCGGCCTTCAAAACTCACCAAATACCTCAGCAGTTCGAATTCTCTCATGGTCACATGGATGTCTTTTCTATTGATCGCGGCGCTGTAACAGTGGCAGTTGAGAGAAAGCGGGCCGGTCACCAGGTCTTTGGGTTCGAGGTCGGTTTCATGCCGTCTCAACACGGCTCTGACGCGGGCCAGCAATTCTTTTTGTCGAAAAGGTTT contains the following coding sequences:
- the phoP_6 gene encoding Alkaline phosphatase synthesis transcriptional regulatory protein PhoP, producing MIVNKRVFILEDEVDLVRLTTDLLESDGFVVNSAIHPVDGLQKLRINPPDLLLLDIRLPEIDGYQVCRELKKDPKTNHVPVIMISSKDEETDVVVGLEVGADDYICKPFRQKELLARVRAVLRRHETDLEPKDLVTGPLSLNCHCYSAAINRKDIHVTMREFELLRYLVSFEGRVLTRSRIYEQVWGVDFSGTSRTIDVHIDQLRKKLGKYAHWITTLKGIGYRFQVE